One Helianthus annuus cultivar XRQ/B chromosome 7, HanXRQr2.0-SUNRISE, whole genome shotgun sequence genomic region harbors:
- the LOC110868857 gene encoding probable E3 ubiquitin-protein ligase RHC2A gives MSTVGSSTSSYWCYRCNRSVIIQTHLQDSSLSCPDCTGGFIEQIPSPTRLPGSLPGSDLYQTRFPAAAMYMGSQSPGSNPSPPVLRRGRRNAGDRSPFNPVIVLRGPSTTPEESGTTNEDSGSGRVGTGFELFYDDGSGSGLRPLPASMSEFLLGSGFDRLLDQLAQIEGNGLGRIDNNPPASKAAIEAMPTIEIEESHVVVESYCAVCKEPFELGSEAKEMPCEHLYHPDCILPWLALRNSCPVCRHELPTDASSPVGGHGGGSVNNQSGNEEEAAGLTIWRLPGGGFAVGRFSGGRRGGERELPVVFTEMDGGFNHNGVPRRIQWASSRNVSRERNGLSRVLRNLFSCFGGGFSRNGRRALASSSSSSSDDRVSQRSRSMSSRRMAVAFDAHNEPRRW, from the coding sequence ATGTCAACGGTTGGATCTTCAACATCATCATACTGGTGCTACAGATGCAACCGCTCCGTTATCATCCAAACCCACCTCCAAGATTCATCTTTATCGTGCCCAGATTGCACCGGAGGCTTCATAGAACAGATCCCCAGCCCGACCCGCTTACCCGGGAGCTTACCCGGGTCGGATCTTTACCAAACCCGGTTTCCAGCAGCCGCCATGTACATGGGGTCGCAAAGCCCAGGTTCAAACCCTAGCCCGCCGGTGCTCCGGCGAGGTCGTCGGAACGCCGGTGACCGGTCGCCGTTTAACCCGGTTATTGTCCTCCGTGGGCCCAGTACCACACCGGAAGAATCTGGAACAACGAATGAGGATtccgggtcgggtcgggttggtaCCGGGTTTGAGTTGTTTTATGATGATGGGTCTGGGTCGGGTTTGCGGCCGTTGCCGGCGAGTATGTCGGAGTTTTTACTCGGGTCGGGTTTTGATAGGTTATTGGATCAGTTGGCCCAAATAGAGGGTAATGGGCTTGGTAGGATTGATAATAATCCACCTGCTTCAAAGGCTGCTATTGAAGCAATGCCCACTATTGAGATTGAGGAAAGTCATGTTGTGGTTGAGTCTTATTGTGCTGTGTGTAAAGAGCCTTTTGAGTTAGGCTCAGAAGCTAAAGAAATGCCTTGTGAACATTTGTACCATCCGGATTGCATCCTTCCGTGGCTCGCGTTGCGTAATTCGTGCCCTGTTTGTAGGCACGAATTACCGACGGATGCGTCGAGCCCGGTTGGGGGTCATGGGGGTGGTAGTGTTAATAACCAATCGGGTAACGAAGAGGAAGCGGCGGGGTTGACTATATGGAGATTACCCGGGGGTGGGTTTGCGGTTGGTAGGTTTTCGGGTGGGAGGCGAGGCGGTGAGAGGGAATTACCGGTTGTTTTTACGGAAATGGATGGTGGGTTTAACCATAATGGGGTGCCGAGGCGAATACAATGGGCTTCGAGTCGGAATGTATCGAGAGAACGAAATGGGTTGAGTCGGGTTTTACGTAATTTGTTTTCGTGTTTCGGAGGTGGGTTTTCGAGAAATGGGAGGCGGGCTTTGGCTTCGAGTTCAAGCTCTAGTTCGGATGATCGGGTTAGCCAAAGAAGTAGATCAATGTCGTCTAGACGAATGGCGGTAGCGTTTGATGCACATAATGAGCCAAGGAGATGGTGA